The sequence below is a genomic window from ANME-2 cluster archaeon.
ATTCCCCCCTGAAAAATCAAAATCTTATTATCTAATAATCTCATTATACGTGGCATTATGTTCACCATAATTACAGGTTCCCAGTTCGGGGATGAAGGTAAGGGCAAGATCGTTGACCTCATGGCAGGGCAATATGACCTCATCGTGCGATTCCAGGGCGGCGATAACGCAGGTCATACCGTAGTCGTGAACGGTAAAATATACAAGTTACACCTCACCCCATCTGGTGTCCTGTACAATGCCAGGTTACTCATCGGCCCCGGTACCGTACTGAATCCCCAGACCCTTGCCCGGGAACTTGATACCCTTGCAGCGGACGGTACCATGGTAGACGAAAAGAAGCTGGGCATAGATGCAAAGACCAGTATCATCATGCCGTACCATGTGGAACTTGACGGCCTGGGCGAGTCGGCACGCACAGAGAAGATAGGTACCACCAAACGGGGTATCGGCTATGCTTATATTGACAAGGTTGCACGGGACGAAATACAGATGGCAGACCTGGCCGACGAGGTGCGGCTGCGCAAGCGGCTCAAAGAACTATCTCCCTTAAAAGCGGCCCAGATACAGAGTATGGGCGGAGATCCCCATATCATGGAAGACGAGTCCTGGATCAGACAGTATATAGAACTGGGTCGCAGGTTCGCACCTTATATCGCCGATGTATCCCATGAAGTTAACACCGCCCTTGATGCAGGTAAGAACGTGCTTGCAGAGGGCGCCCAGGGTGCATTCCTTGACGTGATACACGGCACCCAGAAATTCGTAACTTCATCTTCATGTATCGCAGGTTCTGCCTGTGCTAATCTGGGCGTGGGACCCACACGGGTGGATGAAGTGCTGGGAATTGTCAAGGCCTACATCACCCGCGTGGGTGAAGGGCCACTACCCACCGAACTTCTGGACACGACGGGAGAACAGATACAAAAAGCAGGTGGTGAATTCGGCACAACCACTGGCCGTCCAAGACGCTGTGGCTGGTTCGACCTGCCGCTGGCTAAAAAATCAGTAGCACTTAACGGTTATACTCATATAGCACTGACCAAACTCGACGTGCTGTCCAATATACACCCCCTGAGGATCTGCATGGCATACGAACTGGATGGCGTAAGACTGGATTATCCGCCTGAATCCACATCTGACCTGGCCCGCTGCAAACCTGTGTATGAAAACCTGGATGGCTGGGACGAAGACCTTACAGGCATTCTGGCCATGGACGACCTGCCAGCTGCTGCCCGTGAATATGTAGATAAACTTGAGTCCCTCATGGGTGTTCCATTCAGATATATATCAGTGGGACCGGGAAGGGAACAGACATTTATAAAATGATTGCCAATATTTAGTATGGGATTTGTGGAATGGACTCTTTGAGCAGTGATGTTGTTGAACCCATCAAGTTGAAGGTAGCGGAGGCTGACCAGAGGGATGTGGGAAAGGGCGTGGTGCGTATCGATGAGAAGAACCGCACGAAATTAGGCATCAATGTTTTTGATGTCCTGGAGATAAAGGGGGATAGGGTTACTTCTGCTATCGTGGGCCGGGCATATCCTGCCGATGAAGGAATGGATATCATTCGCATGGACGGCCTGACACGGACCAATGCCAGGACCGGTATCGGGGAATTTGTGGACGTGAAAAAGGCCCAATGGTATGAAGCCCGGAAAGTAACTCTCGCTCCAGTTGCCAATAATATCAGGATATTTGCTCCCAGCGATAGCCTTCGGGTCATATTCCAGCACAAGACCGTGAGCAAAGGAGATATAATCTCTTCAACCAGTTTGCGTAAGCAACGGTATGAAACACTGGCAGGAGACACGGTGCTTGACGATATCCTGCACGGCTTTTTAGGTGGTCCTTCCTTTGGATTGGGTGAGATTAAACTGCAGGTGGTTTCTACAAATCCTGGCGGTATAGTCAAGATAACTGACATCACTGAGCTCGAAATGCTTCCCGAAGCAGTGGAATTCCCTGAACAGGTTATTCCCGAGGTCATGTATGAAGACCTGGGCGGCATCAAACCCGCGCTGACCCGGGTGAGGGAAATTATTGAACTCCCCCTCAAACATCCCGAACTGTTCAGCAGGCTGGGTATTGAGCCGCCCAGAGGTGTACTGCTTCACGGTCCGCCCGGCACTGGCAAGACAATGCTGGCCAAGGCAGTGGCCAATGAGTCCAATGTGTATTTTATTACTATAAACGGGCCCGAGATCGTAAGCAAATATTACGGTGAGAGCGAACAGCGTCTTCGCGAGGTGTTCGATGAAGCTGAAAAGAACGCACCCAGTATCGTGTTCATTGATGAGATAGATTCCATTGCTCCCAAGCGGGCAGAGGTTACGGGTGAGGTGGAGCGCAGGGTGGTGGCGCAGTTACTGTCTTTGATGGACGGCCTGAAGTCACGCAAGAATGTTATTGTCATCGGCGCCACGAACCGGCCAGAGGCATTAGATATGGCACTGCGGCGGCCTGGCCGGTTCGACAGAGAGGTCGAGCTGCGGGTCCCTGATACCGAAGGACGGCTCGAGATATTCCAGATTCATACCAGGGGTATGCCGCTTACTCCTGATGCCGACCTGAACCAGCTTGCGGAAATATCGTACGGGTTTGTAGGGGCCGATATCGCAGCATTGGTCAGGGAGGCGGCCATGAATGCACTGCGCAGAGTACTGCCTGATATTGACCTGGAACAACAGGAGATACCAAAGGAAGTGCTTGAAAAACTCCAGGTGACCTTGAATGATTTTGAGGAGGCCATGAAAGAGGTGCAGCCTTCGGCACTCAGAGAGATACTCTTTGAAATACCCAATGTAACCTGGGACGATATCGGCGGTCTTGGTGATGTTAAAGAGCAACTGCGCGAGGCTGTGGAATGGCCTCTTCGTTTCGGGGCATCATTCAGGCGTATCGGTGTTGAATCGTCAAGAGGCATTCTGCTGTACGGCCCCCCTGGCACGGGTAAGACCATGCTGGCAAAGGCTATTGCAAACGAATCAGATGCTAATTTCATCACTGCCAAGGGCAGCGACCTGCTGTCCAAGTGGTACGGGGAAAGTGAGAAACATATTGCTGAGGTGTTCAAGCGCGCCCGCCAGGTGGCGCCTGCCATAGTGTTCCTGGACGAGCTGGACGCATTGGCGCCTATCAGGGGGGCTGCTGCCGGTGAACCCCAGGTGACGGAGCGGATCGTGAACCAGCTGCTCTCTGAGCTGGACGGGCTGGAGGAACTGCGGGGCGTGGTGGTGATTGGCGCCACGAACCGGCCTGATATCATTGACCCGGCATTGATAAGGCCGGGGAGGTTCGATGAACTTATCATGGTACCTGTGCCTGACAAAATTACGAGGAAAAAGATATTCCAGGTACATACCAGGAAAATGGCACTGGACAGGGACATTGATATCGATACCCTGGTAGAACTGACTGACGAATACACAGGTGCCGATATTGCAGCAGTCTGTAAAAAGGCGGGTAAGTTCGCTTTGCGCGAGAATATGGATTGCGAGTGTGTCAGTCAAAAACATTTCATTGCCGCCGTTGAGGATACAGGACCCAGTGTAACA
It includes:
- a CDS encoding adenylosuccinate synthase, yielding MFTIITGSQFGDEGKGKIVDLMAGQYDLIVRFQGGDNAGHTVVVNGKIYKLHLTPSGVLYNARLLIGPGTVLNPQTLARELDTLAADGTMVDEKKLGIDAKTSIIMPYHVELDGLGESARTEKIGTTKRGIGYAYIDKVARDEIQMADLADEVRLRKRLKELSPLKAAQIQSMGGDPHIMEDESWIRQYIELGRRFAPYIADVSHEVNTALDAGKNVLAEGAQGAFLDVIHGTQKFVTSSSCIAGSACANLGVGPTRVDEVLGIVKAYITRVGEGPLPTELLDTTGEQIQKAGGEFGTTTGRPRRCGWFDLPLAKKSVALNGYTHIALTKLDVLSNIHPLRICMAYELDGVRLDYPPESTSDLARCKPVYENLDGWDEDLTGILAMDDLPAAAREYVDKLESLMGVPFRYISVGPGREQTFIK
- a CDS encoding CDC48 family AAA ATPase, producing the protein MDSLSSDVVEPIKLKVAEADQRDVGKGVVRIDEKNRTKLGINVFDVLEIKGDRVTSAIVGRAYPADEGMDIIRMDGLTRTNARTGIGEFVDVKKAQWYEARKVTLAPVANNIRIFAPSDSLRVIFQHKTVSKGDIISSTSLRKQRYETLAGDTVLDDILHGFLGGPSFGLGEIKLQVVSTNPGGIVKITDITELEMLPEAVEFPEQVIPEVMYEDLGGIKPALTRVREIIELPLKHPELFSRLGIEPPRGVLLHGPPGTGKTMLAKAVANESNVYFITINGPEIVSKYYGESEQRLREVFDEAEKNAPSIVFIDEIDSIAPKRAEVTGEVERRVVAQLLSLMDGLKSRKNVIVIGATNRPEALDMALRRPGRFDREVELRVPDTEGRLEIFQIHTRGMPLTPDADLNQLAEISYGFVGADIAALVREAAMNALRRVLPDIDLEQQEIPKEVLEKLQVTLNDFEEAMKEVQPSALREILFEIPNVTWDDIGGLGDVKEQLREAVEWPLRFGASFRRIGVESSRGILLYGPPGTGKTMLAKAIANESDANFITAKGSDLLSKWYGESEKHIAEVFKRARQVAPAIVFLDELDALAPIRGAAAGEPQVTERIVNQLLSELDGLEELRGVVVIGATNRPDIIDPALIRPGRFDELIMVPVPDKITRKKIFQVHTRKMALDRDIDIDTLVELTDEYTGADIAAVCKKAGKFALRENMDCECVSQKHFIAAVEDTGPSVTPDTMKYYESLKSELRKKRSKQIESGIYV